The genome window GAATCGCGCCGGCCTCGCCGACCTCGCCGACGGGCACGCGCATTGCCCGTCCCGGCCTGTTCACCTTGCCCGGTGCGCTGGCGTCCGCCTTGGACGAGGCCGCGCGCCGGGTGCCGGCGCACGCGGTGCTGGTGGTCGGCGCGTCGTCGGCGATCGACGCGGGGCACGCGCCCCTTTTCCCGCCCCCGTCCGAAGGGGGCATCACGTCGCGTCACGCCGGCCGTGCAGCGCCCGCGCACGGCGTTGGGGAAACACGCGGCGGCAAGCGTTTGTGCGGGCGGCAGCCCACCGCGCGGCGGAATCGGCGAGAATCGTCGCTCATCCCGAATGGAATCCCCGCATGGCCGGCGCCAGCCTGTTCACCCTGCTCGACGACATCGCCACCCTGCTCGACGACGTGTCGATCCTGACCAAGGTCGCGGCCAAGAAGACCGCCGGCGTGCTCGGCGACGACCTGGCGCTGAACGCGCAGCAGGTGACCGGGGTGAACGCCGACCGCGAACTGCCGGTGGTGTGGGCGGTGGCCAAGGGCTCGCTGCTCAACAAGGCGATCCTGGTACCGGCGGCGCTGGCGATCAGTGCCTGGCTGCCGTGGGCGATCACCCCGCTGATGATGATCGGCGGCGCCTTCCTGTGCTTCGAAGGGGTGGAGAAGCTGGCGCACCGTTTCCTGCATTCGCAGGAAGAGGACGCGCAGCGGCGCGCGCAGCAGGTGCAGGCGCTGGCCGACCAGCAGGTGGACGTGGTGGCGCTGGAGAAGGACAAGGTCAAGGGTGCGATCCGCACCGACTTCATCCTCTCGGCGGAAATCATCGTGCTGTCGCTGGGCGTGGTCGCCGGCGTGCCTTTCGTGCAGCAGCTCGCGGTGCTGGTGGCGATCGCGCTGGCGATGACCGCCGGCGTCTACGGCCTGGTCGCCGGCATCGTCAAGCTCGACGACCTGGGCCTGTACTTGAGCCGCAAGGGCGCCGCCGCCGCGTCGATCGGCCGCGGCATCCTGTGGCTGGCGCCGTGGCTGATGCGCACCCTGTCGATCGCCGGCACCGCGGCGATGTTCCTGGTCGGCGGCGGCATCCTGGTGCACAGCATCGGCCCGTTGCACCACGCCATCGCCGGCCTCGCCCCGACCGGCGGCCTGGGCAGCCTGGTGCTGGCGGTGGGCAATGCGGTGGTGGGTATCGTGGCCGGGGCCCTGGTGCTGGGCGCCGTGTTGGCGTTCCAGAAGCTGCGTGGCAGTCGCGAATCGTAGCGGCTGGACACCGGCGGGATGTTTTGCGGGGGCGCCGCCTTCCTGGATTTCTTGCTTTGATTGCTAGCAGCGGCTTCAGCCGCGATCGGGTATCCGGGACCGCCCGTCGCGGCTGAAGCCGCTCCTACGGCAGATCGCGATTTGCCGTCCATGTACGTGCGTACCTTCTTCGGAGGGATCGGAACTTTTCCCGGCAGATCGCTTGACAGCGGGTGTGCTCGGATACCATTCCCGATTCCCGATTCCCGATTCCCGATTCCCGGCTACTCCGCTGAAATCACCCGGTTCTTGCCCGCCTTCTTCGCCTCGTACAGGGCGAGGTCGGCGCGGCGGATCAGCGCGTCCTGCGCTTCGCCGGGCTGGCGCAGGGCCACGCCGGCGCTGAAGCTGACGAACACGCGCTGGTCCTCGTGTACCACTGCGCGCTGGGCCAGGGCGCGCTGCACCCGGGTCACCGCCGCGCTGGCCTCGAAGATCGTGCAGTCCGGCATCAGCAGCACGAATTCCTCGCCGCCGAAGCGGGCGATGGCATCGCTGGCGCGCAAGGTGGTGCGCGCCACCTCCACCAGGTGGCGCAGCGCGCTGTCGCCGCCGGGATGGCCGTAGGTGGCGTTGAGCTGGCGGAAATCGTCCAGGTCCAGCATCGCCACGCACAGCGGTTGTGCGCTGCGCTCGGTGCGCACCAGTTCGCGCGCGAACAGGTCGTCCAGGCCGCGGCGGTTGAGCGCGCCGGTCAGCTGGTCGACCCGGACCAGGCCGCTGACGTCCTGCAGTTCCTGTTCCAGGCGCAGGATGCGTTGTTCGGCCGCCTCCACCTCCTGGCGTGCGGTGATCAGGTGGTCGCGCGCGCGCAGCGCCTGCTCCTGCACGTGGCCGGTGTCCTGCAGCACTTCCTGCAGCAGGCGGTTGAGATCGGCGATGCTGCGCGCGTCGCGGATGGTCTGCGAGTAGTCGGCGATGCGGTCGTGGAATTCGCCGGTGCTGACCGCCATGCCGTCCAGGTCCTCGACGAAGGTCAGCATCAGCTCCTTCATCGCCTGCTTGGATTCGGCGATGCCCTGCTTGAGCAGGCCTTGCTTGTAGATCACCTCGCGCAGGCTGCCGCGCGCCTCCTCGATCGAGTAGCGGTCCAGCGGCCCGGCGATCAGGTCGCGCACCACCGCGATCTGGCCCTGCAGCCAGCTGGTGTCGTCGAGCAGTTCGCCGACGTTCTCCAGCAGCAGGTCGAACAGGCTCAGCAACAGGGCCTGCTGCTCCTGGCTGTCGCTGGCGCGCAGCGCGATCTGGTGGCACAGCTCTCGGACCTGCTGCGCCACCGGGTCCAGCGGTTGCCCGGGACGCCACTGGCGCAGCGCCTCGCCGCTGGCCTCGGCCTCGTTGGCGAGTTCGGGCAGGGTGTGCAGCAGCGCCGCCAGCGCGCCGGCCACGGTCTGCCGCAGCAGGTCGCGCAGGCGCTCGCTGTCGCTGGGGCCGGCCAGCGGGTCTTCGACGTCGATGGTGCGGATGTACTTGTCGATCAGCTGGCGCAGCGCGCGGCCGTAGCTGGGCCAGTCGCCGCTGCTGGCCGCCGATTGCAGGCGCCGGCCCATGTCGCCCAGCTCGCCGTGCAGCGTGGCCATGCCGTCGGCGAAGGCGCCGAGCAGGTCCAGCGGCGCGTGC of Xanthomonas sacchari contains these proteins:
- a CDS encoding DUF808 domain-containing protein, which encodes MAGASLFTLLDDIATLLDDVSILTKVAAKKTAGVLGDDLALNAQQVTGVNADRELPVVWAVAKGSLLNKAILVPAALAISAWLPWAITPLMMIGGAFLCFEGVEKLAHRFLHSQEEDAQRRAQQVQALADQQVDVVALEKDKVKGAIRTDFILSAEIIVLSLGVVAGVPFVQQLAVLVAIALAMTAGVYGLVAGIVKLDDLGLYLSRKGAAAASIGRGILWLAPWLMRTLSIAGTAAMFLVGGGILVHSIGPLHHAIAGLAPTGGLGSLVLAVGNAVVGIVAGALVLGAVLAFQKLRGSRES
- a CDS encoding GGDEF domain-containing protein; protein product: MADQRDEPPISGLRKLLSPRRRDPAPTPAAALPARAHGHGHGHKHAPAATPALAATDPAAATAALIRLFQQAHAPLDLLGAFADGMATLHGELGDMGRRLQSAASSGDWPSYGRALRQLIDKYIRTIDVEDPLAGPSDSERLRDLLRQTVAGALAALLHTLPELANEAEASGEALRQWRPGQPLDPVAQQVRELCHQIALRASDSQEQQALLLSLFDLLLENVGELLDDTSWLQGQIAVVRDLIAGPLDRYSIEEARGSLREVIYKQGLLKQGIAESKQAMKELMLTFVEDLDGMAVSTGEFHDRIADYSQTIRDARSIADLNRLLQEVLQDTGHVQEQALRARDHLITARQEVEAAEQRILRLEQELQDVSGLVRVDQLTGALNRRGLDDLFARELVRTERSAQPLCVAMLDLDDFRQLNATYGHPGGDSALRHLVEVARTTLRASDAIARFGGEEFVLLMPDCTIFEASAAVTRVQRALAQRAVVHEDQRVFVSFSAGVALRQPGEAQDALIRRADLALYEAKKAGKNRVISAE